The Halobacterium sp. CBA1132 genome has a segment encoding these proteins:
- a CDS encoding SDR family NAD(P)-dependent oxidoreductase, with the protein MASESVPSVTVEGKTAVVVGGTRGIGRAIALGFAEDGADVVATSRSADAVERVAEELRERGAATAEVRCDVTDADSLETLRDTVTEDVGDVDILVNSAGTVAQSPVTEMTDEEWQRDIDVDLTGVFKTCQVFAREMESGSIVNISSMSADQAREARAAYCAAKSGVNGLTRALSADLAPDVRVNAIAPGFVKTEMAGPKLEDGSEFRATVDERTPMGRVAAPEEMVGAALYLASDAASFTTGEVITVDGGYDDSAQ; encoded by the coding sequence ATGGCTTCAGAGAGCGTGCCGTCCGTAACTGTCGAGGGAAAGACCGCTGTCGTCGTCGGCGGGACGAGAGGAATCGGTCGCGCCATCGCGCTCGGGTTCGCCGAGGACGGCGCCGACGTCGTCGCCACCAGTCGCTCCGCGGACGCCGTCGAGCGCGTCGCCGAGGAACTCCGCGAGCGCGGCGCTGCCACCGCAGAAGTGAGGTGTGACGTGACCGACGCCGACTCCCTGGAAACGCTGCGGGACACTGTCACCGAGGACGTCGGCGACGTCGACATTCTCGTCAACTCCGCGGGAACGGTCGCTCAATCACCAGTCACAGAGATGACCGACGAGGAGTGGCAGCGTGACATCGACGTCGACCTCACCGGCGTCTTCAAGACGTGTCAGGTGTTCGCTCGGGAGATGGAGTCGGGGAGCATCGTCAACATCTCCTCGATGTCCGCCGACCAAGCCCGCGAAGCCCGCGCCGCCTACTGCGCCGCGAAGAGCGGCGTGAACGGGCTGACGCGCGCGCTCTCGGCGGACCTCGCGCCCGACGTCCGCGTGAACGCCATCGCCCCCGGCTTCGTGAAGACCGAGATGGCCGGCCCGAAACTCGAAGACGGCTCGGAGTTCCGCGCGACCGTCGACGAGCGCACCCCGATGGGTCGCGTCGCCGCGCCCGAGGAGATGGTCGGCGCCGCGCTCTACCTCGCCAGCGACGCCGCCTCCTTCACGACCGGCGAGGTCATCACCGTCGACGGCGGCTACGACGACAGCGCGCAGTAA
- a CDS encoding mannonate dehydratase, translated as MDTTTMLPPHPDRRWTLARQLGLSTAVVRFWGEDEWWTYDSLLAAKNRFADHGLSLDVVEDRPPMTNTVLGREGRDEEIETVKQLVRNMGRAGIDVYCWVWTENPVGVLRTSDEVPLRGDSRTTAYDHEQSEQAPDHPVDITEAELWENLEHFLDEVVPVAEEAGVKLALHPDDPPTESVRGVPRLVNSVENVQRILDLHDSPNHGLTFCQGNYAAMGADVPETIRRFGDRIHFVHFRDVDGTPEEFVETWQDDGPTDMLAAMEAYREVGFDGPIRPDHVPRMLDEGHRDDAQAGYTDMGRLFAVGYMKGLLEQTDA; from the coding sequence ATGGACACGACGACGATGCTCCCGCCGCACCCCGACCGGCGGTGGACGCTCGCCCGACAGCTCGGCCTCTCGACCGCCGTCGTCCGCTTCTGGGGCGAAGACGAGTGGTGGACGTACGACTCGCTGCTAGCCGCCAAAAACCGATTCGCCGACCACGGCCTCTCGCTGGATGTCGTCGAGGACCGCCCGCCGATGACGAACACGGTCCTCGGCCGCGAGGGCCGCGACGAGGAAATCGAGACGGTCAAACAGCTCGTTCGGAACATGGGGCGGGCCGGCATCGACGTCTACTGCTGGGTGTGGACCGAGAACCCGGTCGGCGTGCTCCGGACGTCCGACGAGGTGCCGCTGCGCGGGGACTCCCGGACGACGGCCTACGACCACGAGCAGTCCGAGCAAGCGCCCGACCATCCCGTCGATATCACCGAGGCGGAACTCTGGGAGAACCTCGAACACTTCCTCGACGAAGTCGTCCCTGTCGCCGAGGAGGCTGGCGTGAAACTCGCGCTCCACCCCGACGACCCTCCCACGGAGTCCGTACGGGGCGTCCCTCGGCTCGTCAACTCCGTCGAGAACGTCCAGCGCATCCTCGACCTCCACGACAGCCCGAACCACGGGCTGACGTTCTGTCAGGGCAACTACGCGGCGATGGGTGCCGACGTCCCCGAGACGATTCGGCGGTTCGGCGACCGCATCCACTTCGTTCACTTCCGGGACGTCGACGGCACGCCCGAGGAGTTCGTGGAGACGTGGCAGGACGACGGTCCGACGGACATGCTCGCGGCGATGGAGGCGTACCGCGAGGTGGGCTTCGACGGGCCGATCCGCCCCGACCACGTCCCCCGGATGCTCGACGAGGGTCACCGCGACGATGCCCAAGCCGGCTACACGGACATGGGTCGGCTGTTCGCCGTCGGGTACATGAAGGGGCTGCTGGAGCAGACCGACGCGTAG